One window from the genome of Bacillus mesophilus encodes:
- a CDS encoding ArsR/SmtB family transcription factor — MAKEDICEITCYDSDKVNRVKQELTHQNTNGVAKIYKALADDTRIKVAYALCLEEELCVCDVANIIGSTTATASHHLRLLRNMGLAKYRKEGKLVFYSLDDDHVRQLVKIAFTHQKEVALRD, encoded by the coding sequence ATGGCAAAGGAAGATATTTGTGAGATTACCTGTTATGACAGCGATAAAGTTAACCGAGTAAAGCAGGAGTTAACTCACCAAAATACTAATGGTGTAGCCAAAATATATAAAGCGTTAGCAGATGATACTAGGATTAAAGTAGCATATGCTCTTTGCTTAGAAGAGGAACTTTGCGTTTGTGATGTAGCCAATATTATTGGAAGTACTACTGCTACCGCTTCCCATCATTTGCGTCTTTTAAGAAATATGGGATTAGCAAAGTATAGAAAAGAAGGAAAACTTGTCTTTTATTCTTTAGATGATGATCATGTAAGACAGTTAGTTAAAATTGCCTTCACTCATCAAAAGGAGGTGGCTTTACGTGACTGA
- a CDS encoding TVP38/TMEM64 family protein, with protein MTEFITELMNDYAEISYLISILVNVLISLFAFIPSVFITAANIYVFGFWEGLILSLVGEVLGSVISLILYRKGIEFLTREKEITHPIYKKLLTTTGVEAFLLIVSLRLLPFVPSGLVNIGASFSKVSVTTFGIATLIGKIPAVLIEAMAVSQYMKWQGEEKVYFTLVALILVLIYFLVKRKRGI; from the coding sequence ATGACAGAATTCATTACGGAATTAATGAACGATTATGCTGAGATTTCTTATCTCATTAGTATTTTAGTAAATGTTCTAATTAGTCTATTTGCCTTTATCCCAAGCGTTTTTATTACTGCTGCTAATATATATGTTTTCGGCTTTTGGGAAGGATTAATTTTATCTCTTGTTGGAGAGGTATTGGGTAGTGTGATTTCTTTGATTCTATATAGAAAGGGAATAGAATTTCTCACAAGAGAAAAAGAAATCACTCACCCCATATATAAAAAACTTTTAACTACTACTGGAGTGGAAGCGTTTCTTCTTATTGTTTCATTACGGTTACTACCCTTCGTACCGTCAGGTTTAGTAAATATTGGAGCTTCTTTTAGTAAGGTATCGGTAACTACATTCGGAATCGCAACTCTGATTGGGAAAATTCCTGCTGTCTTAATAGAGGCTATGGCGGTAAGTCAATATATGAAATGGCAAGGGGAAGAAAAGGTTTACTTTACATTGGTGGCACTTATTTTGGTTTTGATTTATTTTTTGGTAAAAAGAAAAAGAGGTATATGA